From one Trifolium pratense cultivar HEN17-A07 linkage group LG1, ARS_RC_1.1, whole genome shotgun sequence genomic stretch:
- the LOC123905880 gene encoding eukaryotic peptide chain release factor GTP-binding subunit ERF3A-like isoform X6, which yields MFVWMVDLEEDIRSLQLDSAEDINGVVNPEDEKPDVDKMDEDPKQEVQAQSVEAEPKAKVKEILSVQDEEDELMKKRHLNVVFIGHVDAGKSTTGGQILFLSGQVDDRTIQKYEKEAKDKSRESWYMAYIMDTNEEERVKGKTVEVGRAHFETDTTRFTILDAPGHKSYVPNMISGASQADIGVLVISARKGEFETGYERGGQTREHVQLAKTLGVTKLLVVVNKMDDPTVNWSKERYDEIESKMIPFLKQSGYNVKKDVSFLPISGLMGLNIKTRLDKSLCSWWDGPCLFESLDSIEVPMGDPKSPFRMPIIDKFKDMGTVVMGKVESGTIRDGDSLLIMPNKDHVKVVAIYIDENRVTLAGPGENLRVRLSGVEEEDILSGFVLSSAANPISTVTEFVAQLQILELLDNAIFTAGYKAVLHVHSVVEECEIVELLQQIDPKTRKPIKKKVLFVKNGAIVLCRVQVNNVICVEKFSDFPQLGRFTLRTEGKTVAVGKITAL from the exons atgtttgtttggaTGGTAGATCTTGAGGAGGACATTCGTTCTTTACAGCTTGACTCAGCAG AAGACATTAATGGGGTGGTAAATCCAGAGGATGAAAAGCCAGATGTTGATAAGATGGATGAAG ATCCAAAGCAGGAGGTTCAGGCTCAGTCCGTTGAGGCCGAGCCAAAAG CCAAAGTTAAGGAAATTCTTTCCGTtcaagatgaagaagatgagctGATGAAGAAAAGGCACTTGAATGTTGTGTTTATTGGGCATGTTG ATGCTGGCAAATCTACAACTGGAGGTCAGATACTTTTCCTCAGTGGGCAAGTTGATGATCGAACTATCCAAAAATATGAGAAAGAAGCTAAGGACAAAAGTCGAGAAAGCTG GTACATGGCCTATATTATGGACACAAATGAGGAGGAGAGAGTTAAG GGAAAGACTGTTGAAGTTGGAAGAGCACATTTTGAGACAGACACAACAAGGTTTACCATTTTGGATGCACCT GGCCACAAGAGCTATGTTCCTAATATGATCAGTGGTGCATCTCAAGCTGATATTGGAGTGTTG GTAATTTCTGCTCGGAAGGGAGAGTTTGAAACTGGATATGAGAGAGGTGGACAAACTCGTGAACATGTCCAGCTTGCAAAAACATTGGGTGTGACTAAGCTGCTTGTGGTTGTCAATAAAATGGATGATCCTACAGTAAACTGGTCAAAAGAAAG GTATGATGAAATTGAGTCAAAGATGATTCCATTTCTAAAGCAATCAGGATACAATGTAAAGAAAG ATGTCTCATTTTTACCAATATCGGGGCTCATGGgtttaaacataaaaactaGATTGGATAAAAGTCTTTGTTCATGGTGGGATGGACCTTGCTTATTTGAATCCCTTGATAGTATTGAAGTTCCTATGGGAGATCCCAAAAGTCCTTTCAG GATGCCTATAATTGACAAATTCAAAGACATGGGAACTGTTGTTATGGGCAAAGTGGAATCTGGTACTATTAGGGATGGAGATTCCCTTTTGATCATGCCAAATAAG GATCATGTAAAAGTTGTTGCTATATATATCGATGAAAATCGGGTTACACTCGCTGGACCTGGTGAAAATTTACGGGTTCGATTATCTGGCGTTGAAGAAGAAGACATATTGTCTGGGTTCGTCCTGTCTAGTGCTG CAAATCCAATATCAACAGTTACTGAGTTTGTTGCTCAGTTGCAGATCCTTGAATTACTGGACAAT GCTATTTTTACTGCTGGATACAAAGCTGTTCTGCATGTCCACTCTGTAGTTGAGGAATGTGAGATTGTTGAGCTATTGCAACAAATTGATCCAAAGACAAGGAAGCCTATAAAAAAGAAAGTTCTCTTTGTAAAGAATGGCGCTATTGTATTATGCCGTGTTCAG GTTAATAACGTGATATGTGTTGAGAAGTTCTCTGATTTTCCACAACTAGGGAGGTTCACTCTTCGCACTGAAG GAAAAACTGTTGCTGTGGGGAAAATCACTGCTCTCTGA
- the LOC123905880 gene encoding eukaryotic peptide chain release factor GTP-binding subunit ERF3A-like isoform X9 has translation MDPKQEVQAQSVEAEPKAKVKEILSVQDEEDELMKKRHLNVVFIGHVDAGKSTTGGQILFLSGQVDDRTIQKYEKEAKDKSRESWYMAYIMDTNEEERVKGKTVEVGRAHFETDTTRFTILDAPGHKSYVPNMISGASQADIGVLVISARKGEFETGYERGGQTREHVQLAKTLGVTKLLVVVNKMDDPTVNWSKERYDEIESKMIPFLKQSGYNVKKDVSFLPISGLMGLNIKTRLDKSLCSWWDGPCLFESLDSIEVPMGDPKSPFRMPIIDKFKDMGTVVMGKVESGTIRDGDSLLIMPNKDHVKVVAIYIDENRVTLAGPGENLRVRLSGVEEEDILSGFVLSSAANPISTVTEFVAQLQILELLDNAIFTAGYKAVLHVHSVVEECEIVELLQQIDPKTRKPIKKKVLFVKNGAIVLCRVQVNNVICVEKFSDFPQLGRFTLRTEGKTVAVGKITAL, from the exons ATGG ATCCAAAGCAGGAGGTTCAGGCTCAGTCCGTTGAGGCCGAGCCAAAAG CCAAAGTTAAGGAAATTCTTTCCGTtcaagatgaagaagatgagctGATGAAGAAAAGGCACTTGAATGTTGTGTTTATTGGGCATGTTG ATGCTGGCAAATCTACAACTGGAGGTCAGATACTTTTCCTCAGTGGGCAAGTTGATGATCGAACTATCCAAAAATATGAGAAAGAAGCTAAGGACAAAAGTCGAGAAAGCTG GTACATGGCCTATATTATGGACACAAATGAGGAGGAGAGAGTTAAG GGAAAGACTGTTGAAGTTGGAAGAGCACATTTTGAGACAGACACAACAAGGTTTACCATTTTGGATGCACCT GGCCACAAGAGCTATGTTCCTAATATGATCAGTGGTGCATCTCAAGCTGATATTGGAGTGTTG GTAATTTCTGCTCGGAAGGGAGAGTTTGAAACTGGATATGAGAGAGGTGGACAAACTCGTGAACATGTCCAGCTTGCAAAAACATTGGGTGTGACTAAGCTGCTTGTGGTTGTCAATAAAATGGATGATCCTACAGTAAACTGGTCAAAAGAAAG GTATGATGAAATTGAGTCAAAGATGATTCCATTTCTAAAGCAATCAGGATACAATGTAAAGAAAG ATGTCTCATTTTTACCAATATCGGGGCTCATGGgtttaaacataaaaactaGATTGGATAAAAGTCTTTGTTCATGGTGGGATGGACCTTGCTTATTTGAATCCCTTGATAGTATTGAAGTTCCTATGGGAGATCCCAAAAGTCCTTTCAG GATGCCTATAATTGACAAATTCAAAGACATGGGAACTGTTGTTATGGGCAAAGTGGAATCTGGTACTATTAGGGATGGAGATTCCCTTTTGATCATGCCAAATAAG GATCATGTAAAAGTTGTTGCTATATATATCGATGAAAATCGGGTTACACTCGCTGGACCTGGTGAAAATTTACGGGTTCGATTATCTGGCGTTGAAGAAGAAGACATATTGTCTGGGTTCGTCCTGTCTAGTGCTG CAAATCCAATATCAACAGTTACTGAGTTTGTTGCTCAGTTGCAGATCCTTGAATTACTGGACAAT GCTATTTTTACTGCTGGATACAAAGCTGTTCTGCATGTCCACTCTGTAGTTGAGGAATGTGAGATTGTTGAGCTATTGCAACAAATTGATCCAAAGACAAGGAAGCCTATAAAAAAGAAAGTTCTCTTTGTAAAGAATGGCGCTATTGTATTATGCCGTGTTCAG GTTAATAACGTGATATGTGTTGAGAAGTTCTCTGATTTTCCACAACTAGGGAGGTTCACTCTTCGCACTGAAG GAAAAACTGTTGCTGTGGGGAAAATCACTGCTCTCTGA